A stretch of DNA from Candidatus Oleimmundimicrobium sp.:
CTTTTAAACCTCACCTTATCTATTCCCGCAAAAAAAGCAATTTTGCCCCTGTTCTCCTCTTTGCTTAAAAGAGCGACCGCTCCAACCTGAGCCAGTGCCTCAACTATTAACACTCCGGGCATAACAGGATAATCAGGAAAATGGCCGGCAAAGTAGAATTCGTCTGCGACAACATTTTTAATTCCCACAGCCCGCCTTCCTACTTCAAGCTCTAAAATCTTATCCACTAAAAGAAATGGGGGCCTGTGAGGAATAATTTTTTTAATTTCATCAACATCCAACATAAAAATATCCTCCCTCTCAATCATATGAAAAAAGTTTATCCCTTTCTTAAAATTAAGACAAGTTCAATTGTTATGTTATAATCTTTTAAAATAAAAAATGAAAATGCCGTGCCTACCGGCAGGCAGGAAAATATAAAAACGATATAGAAAAATTAAAAATGTTAAGGGCAAAACCACATCACTTTCAACCTCGCCACTGCCGGGATGTAGGTTAATCTTCACCCATCAAAAAAAAGGGTGGGGAAGATTGCCGTTTCAAAATATAAAAGGACGGGAAAATATCTTGAAAAAAATCTTAATAACATTACTTGTTTTGACATTAACCGGAGCAGTAGCATTCACCCTTTATTTTCGTTTAAGGCCTGCGGAAACATCTGAAAACCCAATTATAGAAAATGTGGATGAAGATATCGAGATAAAAGATGACTCCGTCGTCGAAGAAAACACCTCTGAAAATTATTGTCTTACTTGTGGGCAGGAAACCGCTCCGGAAAATGCCAATCTTAGACCGCTTGCCGTAATTATTGAGAACCATCCCGCGGCGCGGCCTCAATCGGGACTCGAAGATGCCTGCATTGTTTATGAGGTAGTTGCCGAAGGTGGTATCACAAGATTTTTAGCCATTTACACTCACAAAAATTGCAATAATATCGGCCCCGTGAGAAGCGTCAGAAAATATTTCGCTGAGATAGCAAAAGGATATGATGCTATGCTGGCACATTGTGGAGGCTCTCCAACCGGCTATTTAGCCATTAAAGAATTACACTTAGCCGATCTGGATGAATTCGCAAACTCAGGAGCTTATCGGAGGGTAAGTTCACGTAAGATGCCGCACAATCTCTATACTTCCACCAAAAGACTGAGAGAACGCGCTGAGAAGAAGAATTTTGCTTCTAATGTGAGTTATGAATCTTTTAAATTTAAAAATGATGCCCCTCTTGAGAAACGACCTGAAGAGACGTACGCGATTATAGATTTCTCTACTCCAAAATTTAAAGTGAAATATGAATACAATCGAGAAAATAATTCGTACTCGCGCTTTATGGGCGGCATGCAACATAAAGACAGTAACTCGGGCAAACAGCTTGAAGCAAAAAATATTCTAGTCTTAATAACATCAATTCGGGTAGTCGATAAGATAGGCCGTGTCGATATAAGCACTTTGGGAAGTGGCCCGGCATATGCTTTTTTAGATGGCACTGTAATTACAGGTAGATGGACCCGAGAAAGTTTATCTAACACAATAAAGTTTTATGACCAGTCAGAAAAAGAGATTGCGTTAAACCGAGGGCAAACGTGGATTGAAATTATATCTCCTGATAAAAAAGTAGACTTTCCTGA
This window harbors:
- the fabZ gene encoding 3-hydroxyacyl-ACP dehydratase FabZ, with protein sequence MLDVDEIKKIIPHRPPFLLVDKILELEVGRRAVGIKNVVADEFYFAGHFPDYPVMPGVLIVEALAQVGAVALLSKEENRGKIAFFAGIDKVRFKRQVRPGDQLKLETEIIKTKGLIGVGQAKATVDGELVAQGELMFAIK
- a CDS encoding DUF3048 domain-containing protein, with translation MPFQNIKGRENILKKILITLLVLTLTGAVAFTLYFRLRPAETSENPIIENVDEDIEIKDDSVVEENTSENYCLTCGQETAPENANLRPLAVIIENHPAARPQSGLEDACIVYEVVAEGGITRFLAIYTHKNCNNIGPVRSVRKYFAEIAKGYDAMLAHCGGSPTGYLAIKELHLADLDEFANSGAYRRVSSRKMPHNLYTSTKRLRERAEKKNFASNVSYESFKFKNDAPLEKRPEETYAIIDFSTPKFKVKYEYNRENNSYSRFMGGMQHKDSNSGKQLEAKNILVLITSIRVVDKIGRVDISTLGSGPAYAFLDGTVITGRWTRESLSNTIKFYDQSEKEIALNRGQTWIEIISPDKKVDFPEFQG